From a region of the Zingiber officinale cultivar Zhangliang chromosome 10B, Zo_v1.1, whole genome shotgun sequence genome:
- the LOC122029458 gene encoding protein NEGATIVE GRAVITROPIC RESPONSE OF ROOTS-like isoform X1, whose protein sequence is MGIFSWVQNKFNGRQEKRFDAGTCSVHYNSMPDDLKEHNGIPHALLAIGTLGDNELKEEPQQDDQPQNLDSSDKLSDFTVEDANKLQKELKKLFSHKSKSKTNVGLGMGEEDRANLPLNRFLNCPSSLEVARTVSAKFESLENENSGDLSPITKLILYKLKDVLLGNHTTIKKKSIPFLLKKMFMCGSGFAPAPSLRDPVIESRMDKILRGILSKAICQHCSAPISSKKYLKNKQKEQVHKEEEECRKKAKSKWVKTDSEFIVLEI, encoded by the exons ATGGGA ATCTTCAGCTGGGTGCAAAACAAGTTCAACGGAAGGCAGGAGAAGAGATTTGATGCAGGAACGTGCTCAGTCCATT ATAATTCTATGCCTGATGATCTAAAAGAACATAATGGCATACCGCATGCATTGCTTGCAATTGGCACACTTGGGGATAATGAGTTGAAGGAAGAACCTCAGCAAGATGACCAGCCTCAGAACCTGGATTCCTCAGACAAATTATCTGATTTCACCGTTGAAGACGCTAACAAATTACAAAAGGAACTAAAAAAGCTATTCTCACACAAGTCCAAGTCCAAGACTAATGTTGGATTGGGGATGGGCGAAGAAGATAGAGCCAATTTGCCATTGAACAGATTCCTAAATTGTCCGTCAAGCTTGGAGGTGGCCAGGACTGTTAGTGCAAAATTTGAGTCATTGGAGAATGAAAACAGTGGTGATCTGTCACCAATCACCAAGCTCATACTATACAAACTGAAAGATGTGTTGTTGGGTAACCACACCACCATTAAGAAAAAATCTATTCCCTTTCTTCTGAAGAAGATGTTTATGTGTGGCAGTGGCTTTGCACCAGCTCCAAGCTTAAGAGATCCCGTAATTGAGTCGAGGATGGACAAA ATCTTAAGAGGAATTCTCTCAAAGGCAATTTGCCAGCACTGTTCTGCTCCAATTTCATCAAAGAAATATCTAAAGAATAAACAAAAAGAGCAAgtacacaaagaggaagaggagtgtAGGAAGAAAGCTAAATCAAAATGGGTCAAAACAGATTCAGAGT TTATTGTTCTCGAAATCTAG
- the LOC122029458 gene encoding protein DEEPER ROOTING 1-like isoform X2: MPDDLKEHNGIPHALLAIGTLGDNELKEEPQQDDQPQNLDSSDKLSDFTVEDANKLQKELKKLFSHKSKSKTNVGLGMGEEDRANLPLNRFLNCPSSLEVARTVSAKFESLENENSGDLSPITKLILYKLKDVLLGNHTTIKKKSIPFLLKKMFMCGSGFAPAPSLRDPVIESRMDKILRGILSKAICQHCSAPISSKKYLKNKQKEQVHKEEEECRKKAKSKWVKTDSEFIVLEI, translated from the exons ATGCCTGATGATCTAAAAGAACATAATGGCATACCGCATGCATTGCTTGCAATTGGCACACTTGGGGATAATGAGTTGAAGGAAGAACCTCAGCAAGATGACCAGCCTCAGAACCTGGATTCCTCAGACAAATTATCTGATTTCACCGTTGAAGACGCTAACAAATTACAAAAGGAACTAAAAAAGCTATTCTCACACAAGTCCAAGTCCAAGACTAATGTTGGATTGGGGATGGGCGAAGAAGATAGAGCCAATTTGCCATTGAACAGATTCCTAAATTGTCCGTCAAGCTTGGAGGTGGCCAGGACTGTTAGTGCAAAATTTGAGTCATTGGAGAATGAAAACAGTGGTGATCTGTCACCAATCACCAAGCTCATACTATACAAACTGAAAGATGTGTTGTTGGGTAACCACACCACCATTAAGAAAAAATCTATTCCCTTTCTTCTGAAGAAGATGTTTATGTGTGGCAGTGGCTTTGCACCAGCTCCAAGCTTAAGAGATCCCGTAATTGAGTCGAGGATGGACAAA ATCTTAAGAGGAATTCTCTCAAAGGCAATTTGCCAGCACTGTTCTGCTCCAATTTCATCAAAGAAATATCTAAAGAATAAACAAAAAGAGCAAgtacacaaagaggaagaggagtgtAGGAAGAAAGCTAAATCAAAATGGGTCAAAACAGATTCAGAGT TTATTGTTCTCGAAATCTAG